ttaagtaaaaaacaGAATCAAAAtctcaagaaaataaaaaagaagaaaaactcaaATGGaacaataattttactttttttatattataaaaaaaaaaataaaaaaataaaaatatattaactaaataacacaaaaatcaaaaatatcaattgaagaattcaaataaaaccataaaaagcTTGTAATAAGATTtagatatttagttttattttaaagtttataaatctcagtttttaacaaaaaacttgaaaaatatcaacaaaaaaatttttaagtaacttcttttaaaaataaaaaatgtttagttagCAACGCCATTTACTTTCATCTACTTTTGCCGTGGGAGCAATCGTTAAtccaatgataataaaataatgtaataaagaaataatcctttcaaaaatacaattttcgATCACTTTTTATCAATTCATGACCTTGAAAAgtgatatttctttaaaatatatatataatacggCCATTCAAGAAAtcgcaaatatatatataaaaaataaataaagaacgaCTAATCAACACTCTAACGAagcaatgatttttttaaaattattttattattataaatgtcaAAAACTCCTTAGTTCCATAAGTTCTGCTTTTTCTTTCATTCTATTTGCATTATCTTTTCTAATCTGGTCCcgatatttgtaaaaataacataacTTCGGGACAAATATGAAGCCAAGAAATGTATAACttctaagtaaataaaaaaatgaggaAGCTATATCTTTgtgaaaataattgaatttagcTACAGCGAAAGCCACGGAAAATAcgatagttataaaaaatgataccGACGTTGTGAATACAAAACTCCAGCCTTCATTATACTTCatgtctaaaaattgtttatttcgAATCTGTAGTCCCattgacaaaataataaaaaagaagcagACTGCGTTAACAATGTGAAAGTAGAAACTCCGGGTCGAGAATCCACAGACGTCAGTCGAGTATGTATAGTCTACTCCAACCTCGACTACAGTGAAATAACCAATATTCGTGTGAATACAAGTGAAAGGAACAACAGATAATAGTAGCAAAACAATTACTTGCAATGTTTTATTGGATATTATGCGATATAAACAGTTTGTTTGATTCGATTTAGGAGATCTGCTGATTTGTGATGTATTTTCAAGAGGTTCCCTTGCAAATGCAAATTGTTTTACTGCTTTCTTCGTTACATCTGGAAGACGAacacataattttaaaagaatggtcaaaaaacatatatttgagccagtttgagaaaaaaagctTCTGAGAATACAAAGAACGTAAGTTGCTgagttcaaatataaaattgcagctgttatttggaaaaaaataccAATGAGATAAACAGTCCACAGTGCTCTTCGACCTTTCctgaaaatttttgaatcaaaatagCGAAAAACAATGACAAGACAAAATATATTCATAGGATACacaaatattgttaataaagcTAACACACTTAGATGATACGGAAATGTAAaaaagctgatttttttttttggtaaccTTGAACAAGTCATTGTTTCTAGTTCTGCTTTTTCTAAGCCTAGCTGGCACATAACACATGTATTGTTAATAACAATGCTATTAAAAGGACATTTTATACAACTCCAGCAGCAGATTTTGAGATTGTCATTAGCATGTTCCTTTATGTAACCTATATCACAAGGTTTGCTACAAATTGGAGTAAAATTAAAACCCACCCATGTTTTGCTAtggtcaaataaaaaatttcttttacattGTCCAAGAACATTTTCATTCTTGAAATAAGAATTAGTGCGATTTATTGACCAAACACCAACTTTAGTAGACTTGAATGCTCTCTTAGTAGGGTTGTGGTATACAAAGTCATAGCTAATTATTTCAGGTTTAGTATAGTTATCCCAAAACACAGTTGATGAAATAGTGTTGTCTGGATATGACATTAAACGAAGAATATTAAACAATTCTTTCCTAACATTACTCACATTTGCGGGAGAATATTCACATTTGAAATAAGTAAGGTGTGATGtatcacattttttttctattaaagtaCGGATAGCCATAGCGCTGGCATAAATAGCGTGAATCATGTAATTTACAAGAACTTTTTCTGTGTATGGTCGTCGTGTTGTAAACCATTCCACATTGTATGGAACATCAGAGCATCTAGTAATACGACAATGTTTTTGCATGAAGTTATATTTTTTGGCTATTTTATAATACGTATTACTTACATTGCCGTAATACTTAACAGCATTTTCTTCAGAATACCATGATTGATTCCGACTTGGGATGAGATAACGAGActccataaaatttttaaactccGTATGTTCTGCGTGTGTTAACTCAATTGAAATAGATTCTACATATAAAATATGCACGTGATCAGACATTGGAggtgaaaaatataaaaaatcaattgctccataaaaccatattattttaaatggattggactttaaatttttttcaataattagtGCTCTTAATTCCTTCAACAAAAACAGAGAGTCTTCCGGATTTGTAAAAGCAATAATTCCTTTTATTCCATCTTCATAGGAGTTTCGAAGAAACTCTCTGTAATCGTTTTCAGGTGCAATTCCATCTACATCATCGTAACTTTTTCGAAGATACTTTCTATACACCATAGTATCATAATCTTCTAGAAACATTTTAATTTCCCTAATGCATAGATTTAAATCGCTTGCCCAATTCTTGAAAACCTCTGTGTCATTGTTTATATACATAGCTTCTGaggttgctaaattaaaataattccacCCCAAAGAAGTCAATAGGTCTAATAATGCTTGCATTCTGAACCGATCTGATGGcactgttttaaatatatttgttgatTCATATTCTAAACTAACAGTTGTTGCACCGTAGCTCACCATAACTGTTTCCGTACTGTCTGCCATTTCCACAAAGGAACTGTATAAGTTTTCGTTCGGACCAATGATTATGGGAACATCAAACAAATAAGTGATTAATGTGTCAAATGTAAGAATTGTTGTAATATCTTGAGGATGCGCATCTGCAACATCATGACCTAAAACCTTATTCAGAGCCATTTTGTATCCGTACAAAAAATCTGTTTTCGAGTTGACTTGATTAATTGCAAAGACAGCTGCCTCCATATAAACAAGATATGGTtgataaaaactattatttggATCATTAGTAGCATCCCAGGTATCAGGAACAATAATGTTAACAAGAAAAGTACGATCATctaaagttaaatgaaaataatacaGTACAATAAATGATCTATAACAGAGCTTAAtccaaaacacatttttaatacTGTTTAATCAACAACTGAACTTTAATAACAACCCAGATCCATAAAACTCATTCAACCTCTCCTAAAAATTACCTTCCAttacaaaacata
This genomic interval from Hydra vulgaris chromosome 01, alternate assembly HydraT2T_AEP contains the following:
- the LOC136075198 gene encoding metabotropic glutamate receptor 8-like codes for the protein MLKICLWLLVINHCMLQQLDDRTFLVNIIVPDTWDATNDPNNSFYQPYLVYMEAAVFAINQVNSKTDFLYGYKMALNKVLGHDVADAHPQDITTILTFDTLITYLFDVPIIIGPNENLYSSFVEMADSTETVMVSYGATTVSLEYESTNIFKTVPSDRFRMQALLDLLTSLGWNYFNLATSEAMYINNDTEVFKNWASDLNLCIREIKMFLEDYDTMVYRKYLRKSYDDVDGIAPENDYREFLRNSYEDGIKGIIAFTNPEDSLFLLKELRALIIEKNLKSNPFKIIWFYGAIDFLYFSPPMSDHVHILYVESISIELTHAEHTEFKNFMESRYLIPSRNQSWYSEENAVKYYGNVSNTYYKIAKKYNFMQKHCRITRCSDVPYNVEWFTTRRPYTEKVLVNYMIHAIYASAMAIRTLIEKKCDTSHLTYFKCEYSPANVSNVRKELFNILRLMSYPDNTISSTVFWDNYTKPEIISYDFVYHNPTKRAFKSTKVGVWSINRTNSYFKNENVLGQCKRNFLFDHSKTWVGFNFTPICSKPCDIGYIKEHANDNLKICCWSCIKCPFNSIVINNTCVMCQLGLEKAELETMTCSRLPKKKISFFTFPYHLSVLALLTIFVYPMNIFCLVIVFRYFDSKIFRKGRRALWTVYLIGIFFQITAAILYLNSATYVLCILRSFFSQTGSNICFLTILLKLCVRLPDVTKKAVKQFAFAREPLENTSQISRSPKSNQTNCLYRIISNKTLQVIVLLLLSVVPFTCIHTNIGYFTVVEVGVDYTYSTDVCGFSTRSFYFHIVNAVCFFFIILSMGLQIRNKQFLDMKYNEGWSFVFTTSVSFFITIVFSVAFAVAKFNYFHKDIASSFFYLLRSYTFLGFIFVPKLCYFYKYRDQIRKDNANRMKEKAELMELRSF